ccactgccaccaccaccaccaccaccaatcaacactgccaccaccaccaccaccaccaccaccaccaccaccaccaccaccaatattgcacacaccaccactaccaccaaccaacaccaccaccactgccaccaccaaccaccgccaccaccaccaccaacaccaccaccaccaccaaccaacattgccaccaccaccaccactcaccaccaccatcaacaccgccaccaccaccaccaacaccgccaccaccaccaccaacaccgccaccaccaccaccaccactgccaccaccaccaatcaacactgccaccaccactaccaccactgtgccaccaccaccaacactgctgccactgctgctactgctcactaccaccaacactgcatgccaccaccaccatcaccaccaccaccaccaccacaccatcaccaccaccaatccttATATCCATATATCACCACcgcagctgctactactattaccaccacctgtactactactactactacaactactactactaccgccaccactatccaccactactactaccaccactaccaccactactactactactactactactactactactactactatagtactaacaccaccaccactaacaccaccactaacaccaccaccaccaccaccaccaccaccaccactactgctgctactactactactactactactactactactactactactactactactactactatcaccaccactagtaccaccacgaccaccaccaccaccattaccatcaccaccaccaccacccctactactactactactgccacaggTTGCTCAAAAATCTGCGTTGGGTTGCCGGAGCTGGGCAAacggaagtagtggtggtggttgacggTCCCCATGAAGAAACTATCAGACTGACAAGATTATTCGGTCACCGTGTCATCGTCCACACTCCCCAAGGCGTCCCCGGGGAGAACACCaggtgaggagagggggaggaggaggagacagtgatggagggggtgatggtggtggtggtggagttttaatgtatgatatatatgagagtattatcattattattattattattattattattattattattattactattattattgttagtagtagtagtaaactagttgttgttgttgttgttgttgtagcagtagtagtagtagtagtagcagcagcagtagtagtagtagtagcagtagtagtagaagtagaagtagtagtagtaataataccaatagtagaagtaatagcagcagcagcagcagtagtagtaacagcagtagtagaaataatagcagcagtagtagtagtagtagtagtagtagtagtagtagtaatagtagtatcgattgttgttgttgttgttgttgttgttattattgttgtatcaCTACCGCCATCATCACTAACTACGATGAAATATATAACATtttgtactttttatttttctcatcccatagatatatgttttctttttttttctttcgaggacaaaaaacatttttcttcccaagacaaaacattattttctttgcctcttcggacaaacagcaacattttcttttctatctagaAGGAACAATAAcgttttccttacctttcaGGACAAACAGCAACATCGCATTTGCATTGCACACCgccttgtctctgtggcctgcAGCAGATAAGGTCATTCTGCTGGAGGACGACTTACTACTGGCCCCAGACTTGCTCAGGTCAGTGCAGAGAGAGGAGCAagacgaggagaacgaggaagacaaaaaggaagagaagaaataggaggaggaggagggagtataACACTGCTGCATTAATGAAACTGATATCATATCCAgtaaaataactactactactaccactactactactaccactactactactactactactactacaactactactactactactactactactactactactactactactactactaccatcaccaccaccactactactactactacaaccacttctactactactactactactactactactactactactactaccactactactactactactactactactactactactactactactgccaccactgctgctgctactactgctgctactgctgctgctactgccactaccaccaccaccactactgctactactgctaccatccatcacaccaccaccaccaccaccaccaccaccactactgctgctgctactgctactaacaccaccaccaccacaaccaccaccacaccaccaccaattactgctactactactactactactactactgctactgctactattactactactactactactactactactattattactactactattactattactattactattactactactactactactactacttctactaacaccactgctaccaccaccaccaccaccaccaccaccacccaccaccactactgctactactactactactactactactactactactattaccaccaccaccactactactactactactactactattaacaccactactattaccaccaccatcaccaccaccaccaccaccactactactactactactactactactactactactactactactactactactgattactactaccaccaccatcaccaccactaccactaccactttcctcaccaccaccaatcacctcCATCTTCAGGTACTTCCACCAGACTGCGTGGCTTCTGGACACCGACAGTTCCCTCTCCTTCGTGGGCGCCTTCGGGCAGAACTCGTACCCAACCACCGCCGCTTGCCTAGACACGGTACTGAGGGTCGAGATGTACCCGCAGTATGGCTGGATGACGTCTAGGCGATGGGTGGAGCACATTCTGCCGCTGTGGGTGCCCCAGGGGGTAAGTTGCCGTGACTTTGGGGTTGACTGCTTGGATGTATTTGGCCGTGTTTgcatgtgtttctgtgtgtctgggCC
The window above is part of the Portunus trituberculatus isolate SZX2019 chromosome 38, ASM1759143v1, whole genome shotgun sequence genome. Proteins encoded here:
- the LOC123514861 gene encoding protein O-linked-mannose beta-1,2-N-acetylglucosaminyltransferase 1-like isoform X5 is translated as MRGRVLSETLITWEPTVRGTEGSPPLLLDVSLNSLVSGERCRGGNKGVQMEQHKFCQDYDGYCDLCTCDPPFLLSEDTFPPGFPMKENIPITIVTANNPHHLYRLLKNLRWVAGAGQTEVVVVVDGPHEETIRLTRLFGHRVIVHTPQGVPGENTRTNSNIAFALHTALSLWPAADKVILLEDDLLLAPDLLRYFHQTAWLLDTDSSLSFVGAFGQNSYPTTAACLDTVLRVEMYPQYGWMTSRRWVEHILPLWVPQGAGRQELL